One Punica granatum isolate Tunisia-2019 chromosome 3, ASM765513v2, whole genome shotgun sequence genomic window carries:
- the LOC116200573 gene encoding IQ domain-containing protein IQM2-like, whose translation MRISFSCPLSEYIDVENNLEAILVKSVYFANEEAKTVVRSVSFGDRDSQPTIMKTSGNKMATEASVSFKKIEPETTNSINTKLEEVQSPRSEELPILDPSNPKHNAAIKLQKVYKSFRTRRKLADCAVLVQQRWWEVLDFVELNNSSVSFFDEAKHETAISRWSRARTRAAKVGKGLSKNDKAQKLALQHWLEAIDPRHRYGHNLHFYYVKWLHSQSREPFFYWLDVGEGKEVNLVDKCSRLKLQQQCIKYLGPVERKAYEVSLEGGKLFYKQSGEPLHTMGEAGDVKWIFVLGTSKTMYVGRKKKGSFQHSSFLAGGAALAAGRLVVEDGILKAAWPHSGHYRPTAENFRDFLSFLQENDVDLTDVMLSPVDEGEHSLTRSGTYLRSNPSAEDLSGKFDSSEIGADNSADETRDSEEKETSPSTELRSPKPSRIQRFSEKLTNLEIPKRNELIESFESENPDLDSPVGGYETAEDAFASGHDDNRAENNLEERPPQMKQNSPRPESSSMQPRKWTTGAGPRIRYVRDYPPELQVRALEHVNLSPRSAGLSRSYFSPRSASRLSPVKLSSTVSETEHPWEGSVHCRPKSALSRSLPDWLPILSM comes from the exons ATGCGGATCTCTTTCTCCTGCCCGTTATCGGAGTACATCGACGTGGAGAATAACCTTGAAGCGATTCTTGTGAAATCTGTATATTTTGCAAATGAGGAAGCGAAGACTGTCGTTCGATCCGTCAGTTTTGGCGACCGGGATTCGCAGCCCACGATAATGAAAACCTCTGGAAACAAAATGGCGACAGAGGCCTCTGTTAGTTTTAAGAAAATAGAGCCCGAGACCACCAACTCTATTAACACTAAACTGGAGGAAGTCCAATCTCCGAGATCCGAGGAGCTGCCCATTTTGGATCCATCCAACCCCAAACACAATGCGGCGATAAAACTCCAGAAAGTTTACAAGAGTTTCCGCACGAGAAGGAAGCTGGCGGATTGCGCAGTTCTCGTTCAGCAGAGGTG GTGGGAGGTGTTAGACTTTGTCGAACTCAATAATAGCTCAGTATCTTTCTTTGATGAGGCCAAACACGAAACAGCCATTTCTCGATGGTCAAGAGCTAGAACACGGGCTGCTAAGGTTGGGAAAGGTCTATCGAAGAACGACAAAGCTCAGAAACTTGCGTTGCAGCACTGGCTTGAAGCT ATTGATCCGCGGCATCGTTATGGGCATAACCTTCATTTTTACTATGTCAAGTGGCTCCACAGTCAGAGTCGAGAACCCTTCTTTTACTG GTTGGATGTAGGGGAAGGGAAAGAAGTGAATCTTGTTGACAAATGCTCGAGATTGAAGCTTCAGCAGCAATGCATCAAGTACCTCGGACCG GTGGAAAGGAAGGCATATGAAGTTTCGCTGGAGGGCGGGAAGCTCTTTTACAAGCAAAGCGGTGAGCCTCTCCACACCATGGGCGAAGCAGGAGATGTCAAGTGGATTTTTGTCCTGGGCACCTCAAAGACGATGTACGTGGGCAGAAAGAAGAAGGGCTCGTTCCAACACTCGAGCTTCTTGGCTGGTGGGGCAGCTTTGGCTGCGGGAAGATTAGTTGTCGAAGACGGGATTCTGAAG GCAGCATGGCCTCACAGCGGTCATTACCGACCCACAGCAGAAAACTTTCGAGACTTCCTTTCGTTTCTTCAAGAGAATGACGTGGATCTAACAGACGTAATG TTGTCGCCGGTAGACGAGGGAGAACACTCCTTGACAAGAAGCGGCACCTACTTGAGAAGCAATCCTTCCGCGGAGGACTTGTCTGGGAAGTTTGATTCATCGGAGATAGGTGCAGATAACTCAGCTGATGAGACAAGAGATTCAGAGGAAAAAGAGACTAGCCCTTCTACAGAATTAAGGTCTCCTAAACCAAGTCGAATCCAGAGATTTAGTGAAAAGCTGACCAATCTCGAAATACCGAAAAGGAATGAATTGATCGAGAGTTTTGAGAGCGAGAATCCCGATCTTGATTCTCCTGTGGGCGGTTATGAGACCGCAGAGGATGCATTTGCTTCCGGACATGACGATAATCGGGCAGAGAACAATTTGGAAGAACGGCCCCCGCAGATGAAGCAAAATAGCCCCCGTCCGGAGTCGAGCTCTATGCAACCAAGGAAATGGACAACTGGGGCCGGACCACGCATCCGTTACGTGAGGGACTACCCTCCTGAGCTTCAGGTCCGGGCACTTGAGCATGTGAACTTATCCCCGAGAAGTGCAGGGCTTTCAAGGTCGTACTTCTCTCCACGGAGTGCCAGTCGACTTAGCCCGGTGAAGCTAAGCTCGACCGTGTCGGAGACTGAACATCCTTGGGAAGGAAGTGTCCATTGCAGGCCGAAGTCCGCGTTGAGTAGGAGTCTTCCTGATTGGCTTCCTATTCTTTCCATGTGA
- the LOC116199292 gene encoding uncharacterized protein LOC116199292, with product MKQSNPIAEPVGQNLIKLISNLCFSVFVFGVLIFTVIAITYKSPDPWLESAPAMTKFFTQSENATFKNDNSILRTGEDLQLSQIAPASAITESSIEKVEEKIASSLELESGCREMTTSPVNCSDPRVLVAVEKFNLRAFKSIAFLEYQTPVSGSRPDECDVAWRFRNKKEKSWRKYRDFRRFKIGIGENCTFKVVHPGGWHSGINARRPKNRYSATTGGATPKISAPIRDDEINDTIPSLGSDVNFRKGRYLYYSRGGDYCKGVNHYLWSILCGLGEARYLNRTFVLDLSMCLSATYSSTNKDEEGKDFRFYFDFEHLKEVASIVEEGEFIRDWKKWNRAHKKKVPVQKVPTYKVSPMQLKRDKSTIIWRQFDAPEPENYWYRVCEGQAERYIQRPWHALWKSKRLMNIVSEISGRMDWDFDAVHVVRGEKAQNKELWPNLDSDTSPDSLVAKLKGMIQPGRNLYVATNEPFYNYFDKLRSYYKVHLLEDYKELWGNTSEWYNETRLLNDGKPVEFDGFMRVAVDTEVLYRAKVRVETFNNLTRDCKDGINTC from the coding sequence ATGAAACAGTCGAACCCAATTGCAGAGCCAGTAGGGCAGAATCTGATAAAGCTCATCAGCAATCTGTGCTTCTCCGTGTTTGTGTTCGGCGTGCTCATATTTACTGTGATTGCCATCACATACAAGTCCCCAGATCCATGGCTCGAGTCTGCTCCCGCCATGACCAAGTTCTTCACCCAGAGCGAGAACGCCACTTTCAAGAACGACAACTCCATCCTCAGGACGGGGGAGGATCTGCAGCTCTCTCAAATCGCTCCTGCTTCCGCGATCACGGAGTCGTCGATCGAGAAAGTCGAGGAGAAGATTGCGAGCTCGCTGGAGCTTGAATCGGGCTGCAGGGAGATGACCACGAGCCCAGTTAATTGCTCGGACCCGCGGGTCCTTGTCGCTGTCGAGAAGTTCAATCTTCGGGCTTTTAAGTCCATCGCCTTCTTGGAGTATCAAACTCCAGTTAGCGGGTCGAGACCCGATGAGTGTGACGTGGCGTGGAGGTTCAGGAACAAGAAGGAGAAGTCTTGGAGGAAGTATAGAGACTTTAGGAGGTTCAAGATTGGGATAGGAGAGAATTGTACGTTTAAAGTAGTTCATCCAGGAGGCTGGCATTCAGGTATTAATGCTCGGAGGCCTAAGAATCGGTATAGCGCGACAACTGGCGGTGCTACTCCGAAAATCTCAGCTCCGATTCGTGATGATGAGATCAATGACACAATACCGAGTTTAGGGTCTGATGTGAATTTTAGAAAAGGGAGGTACTTGTACTATTCGCGAGGAGGGGATTACTGCAAGGGAGTAAATCATTATCTGTGGAGTATCTTGTGCGGGTTAGGGGAAGCAAGGTACTTAAACCGGACGTTCGTGTTGGATTTAAGTATGTGTCTGTCAGCGACTTACAGTTCGACTAATAAGGACGAGGAGGGGAAGGATTTTCGGTTCTATTTTGACTTTGAGCATCTTAAGGAGGTGGCTTCAATTGTGGAGGAAGGCGAGTTTATTCGGGACTGGAAGAAATGGAACCGGGCCCACAAAAAGAAGGTTCCTGTTCAGAAAGTTCCGACCTATAAGGTTAGTCCGATGCAACTTAAGAGAGATAAAAGCACCATCATATGGAGGCAGTTCGATGCTCCTGAACCAGAGAATTATTGGTATCGAGTCTGTGAAGGGCAAGCTGAAAGGTACATTCAGAGGCCATGGCATGCTCTATGGAAATCAAAGAGGCTAATGAACATAGTCTCAGAAATTAGCGGGCGAATGGATTGGGACTTTGATGCAGTTCATGTGGTTCGAGGCGAGAAGGCCCAGAACAAGGAGCTGTGGCCCAACCTAGACTCTGATACCTCTCCCGATTCGCTCGTTGCAAAGCTCAAGGGGATGATTCAGCCCGGGAGGAACCTCTATGTTGCGACAAACGAGCCTTTCTACAACTACTTTGACAAGTTGAGGTCATACTATAAGGTCCATCTGCTTGAGGACTACAAGGAGCTCTGGGGGAACACGAGCGAGTGGTACAACGAGACAAGGTTGCTGAATGATGGGAAACCAGTGGAGTTTGATGGGTTCATGAGAGTCGCCGTGGATACTGAGGTTCTATACAGAGCAAAGGTCCGCGTGGAGACATTCAACAACTTAACGAGAGATTGCAAGGATGGAATTAATACCTGCTGA
- the LOC116199294 gene encoding cytokinin riboside 5'-monophosphate phosphoribohydrolase LOG8-like isoform X2 has protein sequence MGKFRRVCVFCGSNSGNRTIFSDAASELGRELVERKMDLIYGGGSIGLMGLVSRTVFNGGCNVLGISPTALLPLEATRNAVGEVLIVSDMHQRKAEMARRADAFIALPGGYGTFEELLEMITWSQLGIHAKPVGLLNVDGYYDCLLRLFDKGVEEGFIKPAARNIVISAKTARDLMQKMEDYVPVHEQVAPSHSWSEEEISNL, from the exons ATGGGCAAATTCAGGAGGGTCTGTGTCTTCTGCGGAAGTAATTCCGGGAACAGAACGATATTCAGTGACGCAGCTTCCGAGCTCGGAAGAGAGCTG GTTGAAAGGAAAATGGATTTAATCTATGGAGGTGGCAGTATTGGTCTTATGGGACTGGTCTCTCGTACCGTCTTTAACGGCGGCTGCAATGTTCTCGG GATTTCCCCAACAGCTCTGCTTCCACTCGAG GCGACACGAAATGCAGTAGGAGAAGTGTTGATAGTCTCGGACATGCATCAAAGGAAGGCTGAGATGGCTCGTCGAGCTGATGCTTTCATTGCCCTGCCCG GAGGGTATGGGACTTTCGAGGAGCTACTCGAGATGATAACTTGGTCCCAGCTTGGTATCCATGCCAAACCA GTGGGCCTTTTGAATGTCGACGGGTATTACGACTGCCTGCTGCGGCTGTTCGACAAAGGAGTAGAAGAAGGATTCATAAAGCCGGCTGCTAGGAATATTGTCATATCAGCAAAGACTGCTAGAGACCTCATGCAGAAAATGGAG GATTACGTGCCCGTGCACGAGCAAGTAGCGCCAAGTCATAGCTGGAGTGAGGAAGAAATAAGCAATTTATAG
- the LOC116199294 gene encoding cytokinin riboside 5'-monophosphate phosphoribohydrolase LOG8-like isoform X1 codes for MGKFRRVCVFCGSNSGNRTIFSDAASELGRELVLVSQVERKMDLIYGGGSIGLMGLVSRTVFNGGCNVLGISPTALLPLEATRNAVGEVLIVSDMHQRKAEMARRADAFIALPGGYGTFEELLEMITWSQLGIHAKPVGLLNVDGYYDCLLRLFDKGVEEGFIKPAARNIVISAKTARDLMQKMEDYVPVHEQVAPSHSWSEEEISNL; via the exons ATGGGCAAATTCAGGAGGGTCTGTGTCTTCTGCGGAAGTAATTCCGGGAACAGAACGATATTCAGTGACGCAGCTTCCGAGCTCGGAAGAGAGCTG GTACTCGTGTCACAGGTTGAAAGGAAAATGGATTTAATCTATGGAGGTGGCAGTATTGGTCTTATGGGACTGGTCTCTCGTACCGTCTTTAACGGCGGCTGCAATGTTCTCGG GATTTCCCCAACAGCTCTGCTTCCACTCGAG GCGACACGAAATGCAGTAGGAGAAGTGTTGATAGTCTCGGACATGCATCAAAGGAAGGCTGAGATGGCTCGTCGAGCTGATGCTTTCATTGCCCTGCCCG GAGGGTATGGGACTTTCGAGGAGCTACTCGAGATGATAACTTGGTCCCAGCTTGGTATCCATGCCAAACCA GTGGGCCTTTTGAATGTCGACGGGTATTACGACTGCCTGCTGCGGCTGTTCGACAAAGGAGTAGAAGAAGGATTCATAAAGCCGGCTGCTAGGAATATTGTCATATCAGCAAAGACTGCTAGAGACCTCATGCAGAAAATGGAG GATTACGTGCCCGTGCACGAGCAAGTAGCGCCAAGTCATAGCTGGAGTGAGGAAGAAATAAGCAATTTATAG
- the LOC116199293 gene encoding pheophytinase, chloroplastic, with translation MASASSPSLQLRSLELPLPPSHRRRTHSSITSFVSHSSNPPSSMAKTPLRQSGVSPQFPLSSRLELGNGFFTAHSLLNDFSVEDNRVEDDSPTAEVKSCVWNWRGYSIRYQCSGNGGPALVLIHGFGANSDHWRKNIPVLAKSHRVYSIDLIGYGYSDKPNPHEFGGDPFYTFETWAAQIIDFCHEVVKDRAFFICNSIGGVVGLQAAIMEPDICRGIVLLNISLRMLHIKKQPWYGRPLIRSFQNLLRNTAIGKFFFRAVATPESVRSILCQCYHDPSQVTDELVEKILQPGLEPGAADVFLEFICYSGGPLPEELLPQVKCPVLVAWGDKDPWEPIELGREFRNFDSVEDFVVLPNVGHCPQDEAPQLVNPLVESFVARHDISFAATT, from the exons ATGGCGAGCGCCAGCTCTCCATCTCTGCAACTCCGCAGCCTCGAACTCCCTCTCCCGCCTTCCCACCGAAGAAGGACCCACAGTAGCATCACGTCCTTCGTCTCACATAGTTCAAACCCTCCGAGCAGCATGGCCAAAACCCCGCTTCGTCAATCCGGTGTTTCCCCCCAATTCCCCCTGTCTTCCCGCCTCGAGCTGGGCAATGGGTTCTTCACCGCACATTCCCTCCTCAACGATTTCTCGGTGGAAGATAATCGAGTCGAAGATGATAGCCCAACTGCTGAAGTTAAAAGCTG TGTGTGGAATTGGAGGGGCTACTCGATACGGTACCAGTGTTCCGGGAACGGCGGGCCGGCATTGGTTTTGATCCATGGTTTTGGAGCCAACAG TGACCACTGGAGGAAGAATATCCCAGTCCTGGCGAAATCTCACAGGGTGTACTCAATCGACCTCATTGGTTACGGCTACTCAGATAAACCGAACCCTCATGAGTTTGGAGGCGACCCATTCTACACGTTTGAGACATGGGCCGCTCAGATCATTGACTTCTGTCATGAAGTGGTTAAAGACCGAGCATTCTTTATCTGCAACTCCATTGGAG GAGTTGTGGGTCTTCAAGCTGCAATTATGGAACCGGATATCTGTCGGGGAATCGTCTTGTTAAATATTTCTTTGCGAATGCTGCATATCAAGAAGCAGCCTTGGTATGGGAGGCCCTTGATCAGATCCTTCCAGAATTTGCTGAG GAACACTGCAATCGGGAAGTTCTTTTTCAGAGCTGTCGCTACACCCGAGTCAGTCAGGAGCATCCTTTGTCAG TGTTATCACGATCCTTCCCAAGTGACTGATGAGCTAGTTGAGAAGATCCTTCAACCCGGGCTAGAGCCTGGGGCCGCAGACGTATTTCTTGAATTCATTTGTTACTCAGGGGGGCCTCTTCCCGAGGAACTTCTGCCCCAAGTGAAG TGTCCTGTCTTGGTCGCATGGGGAGATAAGGACCCGTGGGAGCCCATAGAGCTCGGACGAGAGTTCAGGAATTTCGATTCCGTAGAGGATTTTGTTGTTCTACCGAATGTCGGTCACTGTCCTCAG GATGAAGCACCACAGCTCGTGAATCCACTTGTGGAATCATTCGTGGCTAGGCACGATATATCGTTTGCTGCAACCACATAA
- the LOC116200409 gene encoding ethylene-responsive transcription factor ERN1 has product MEIQFHRQQEGSRVSLSPNKRSSGSLGKSKGPSGMGMNSARTKFVGVRQRPSGKWVGEIKDTTQKIRMWLGTFDTAEEAARAYDEAACLLRGSNTRTNFSNRSAPINSALSIKIRKLLNHKLSLKKKPIPVPDSTVPPSSVVLTSSPTSSNSYNCNGSGVNSPSSGIRSQDAQMFSSDAYRPDLSYCTGIYEPNISQNDYSWAVMPGFSYGYPITLIQEAEEVLRQDSLFAGAGEAAELSEFDRMKVERQISASLYAMNGLNECLDKSYNNLDEAPSLWDLPTLSRLFCQG; this is encoded by the coding sequence ATGGAAATTCAGTTCCACAGGCAGCAGGAGGGATCGCGGGTGTCTCTCTCACCCAACAAGCGGAGCAGCGGCAGTCTTGGAAAGTCCAAGGGGCCATCGGGAATGGGGATGAACTCTGCCAGGACCAAGTTTGTCGGGGTGAGGCAAAGGCCCTCGGGCAAATGGGTGGGGGAGATCAAAGACACGACCCAGAAGATACGGATGTGGCTAGGGACTTTCGACACGGCCGAGGAAGCTGCGAGGGCCTACGACGAGGCCGCCTGCCTGCTTCGCGGGTCCAATACCCGAACCAACTTCTCCAACCGGAGTGCTCCCATAAACTCCGCTCTTTCCATCAAGATCAGGAAGCTCCTTAATCACAAACTAAGCTTGAAAAAGAAGCCGATTCCCGTGCCAGATTCCACGGTGCCACCCTCCAGCGTCGTGTTAACGAGTTCTCCTACCAGCAGTAACAGCTATAACTGTAATGGCAGCGGTGTTAATTCCCCATCTAGTGGCATTCGATCCCAAGATGCCCAGATGTTTAGCTCGGATGCATATAGACCTGACTTGAGCTACTGTACTGGTATATATGAACCGAACATATCCCAGAATGACTACTCGTGGGCAGTCATGCCTGGGTTTAGTTATGGCTACCCCATCACGTTAATCCAGGAGGCAGAGGAGGTACTGAGACAGGATTCATTGTTCGCGGGAGCAGGGGAGGCCGCAGAGCTGAGTGAGTTCGATCGCATGAAAGTGGAAAGGCAAATCTCCGCATCTCTATACGCAATGAACGGGTTGAATGAGTGCTTGGATAAGTCGTATAATAACTTGGACGAAGCTCCATCACTGTGGGATCTCCCGACTCTCAGTCGGTTGTTCTGTCAGGGCTGA
- the LOC116200408 gene encoding tubulin alpha-3 chain: MREIISIHIGQAGIQVGNSCWELYCLEHGIQADGMMPSDTTVGVGHDAFNTFFSETGSGKHVPRAIFVDLEPTVIDEVRTGNYRQLFHPEQLISGKEDAANNFARGHYTVGKEIVDLCLDRIRKLADNCTGLQGFLVFNAVGGGTGSGLGSLLLERLSVDYGKKSKLGFTIYPSPQVSTAVVEPYNSVLSTHSLLEHTDVAVLLDNEAIYDICRRSLDIERPTYTNLNRLISQIISSLTTSLRFDGAINVDITEFQTNLVPYPRIHFMLSSYAPVISAEKAYHEQLSVPEITNAVFEPSSMMAKCDPRHGKYMACCLMYRGDVVPKDVNAAVATIKTKRTVQFVDWCPTGFKCGINYQPPTVVPGGDLARVQRAVCMISNNTAVAEVFGRIDHKFDLMYSKRAFVHWYVGEGMEEGEFSEAREDLAALEKDYEEVGAEGADDEEEGEDY; this comes from the exons ATGAGGGAGATCATCAGCATACACATCGGACAGGCCGGGATCCAGGTCGGCAACTCCTGCTGGGAGCTCTATTGCCTCGAGCATGGCATTCAGGCTGACGGCATGATGCCCAG TGACACTACCGTTGGGGTGGGGCACGATGCGTTCAACACCTTCTTCAGCGAGACTGGCTCCGGCAAGCACGTCCCCCGGGCTATCTTTGTCGATCTGGAGCCCACCGTCATCGATGAGGTCCGGACCGGAAACTACAGGCAGCTCTTCCACCCTGAGCAGCTGATTTCCGGCAAGGAAGATGCTGCCAACAACTTCGCCAGAGGGCACTATACAG TTGGGAAGGAGATTGTTGATCTGTGCCTCGACCGAATTAGGAAGCTAGCTGACAACTGCACCGGCTTGCAAGGGTTCTTGGTATTCAATGCTGTTGGTGGTGGGACTGGTTCTGGTCTGGGGTCTTTGCTGCTTGAACGCTTGTCTGTAGATTACGGGAAGAAATCGAAGCTTGGGTTCACCATTTATCCTTCTCCTCAG GTTTCAACAGCAGTTGTGGAGCCATACAACAGTGTGCTTTCCACTCACTCCCTTCTTGAGCACACTGATGTCGCTGTGCTCTTGGACAATGAAGCTATCTATGATATTTGCAGGAGATCTCTCGATATTGAAAGGCCAACTTACACAAACTTGAACAGACTGATATCTCAAATCATATCATCTCTCACAACCTCACTGAGGTTCGATGGAGCCATTAATGTGGATATCACTGAGTTCCAGACAAATCTTGTCCCATATCCTCGAATCCATTTTATGCTCTCTTCATATGCCCCAGTTATCTCAGCTGAAAAGGCATACCATGAGCAGCTATCAGTTCCTGAGATCACCAATGCAGTGTTTGAGCCATCAAGCATGATGGCCAAGTGTGACCCTAGACACGGGAAGTACATGGCCTGCTGTTTGATGTACAGGGGAGACGTGGTTCCCAAGGATGTTAATGCTGCTGTTGCCACCATCAAGACAAAGAGGACTGTTCAATTTGTCGACTG GTGCCCCACTGGCTTCAAGTGCGGGATCAATTATCAGCCACCGACAGTTGTGCCAGGCGGTGACCTTGCCAGGGTCCAGCGAGCTGTCTGCATGATCAGCAATAACACAGCGGTGGCTGAGGTGTTTGGCAGGATTGACCACAAGTTTGATCTCATGTACTCTAAGAGGGCATTCGTTCACTGGTACGTTGGGGAGGGCATGGAGGAAGGTGAATTTTCTGAAGCAAGGGAGGACCTTGCCGCCCTCGAGAAAGATTACGAGGAAGTCGGTGCTGAAGGTGCAGATGATGAGGAGGAAGGTGAAGACTATTGA